DNA from Solanum stenotomum isolate F172 chromosome 3, ASM1918654v1, whole genome shotgun sequence:
agtgaaaaaccaaaagtaggtttctccctaaattttttattttttgactcaAAAAAAGTCATTGAAGTTTGActtaaaaagtacttttttttaagtcGATCCAAACGAGATCTAATAGTCTGTTTAGATTGGcttaaaaattgatcaaatctacttttaaatcatttttaacttttgagagtgtttgacaaggttaaaaataattttaaataggttttaaaatgactttaaaaaagttaaaaagcaAAAGTAGGACTcgaatactttttattttttgacttaaaagtcatttaagtttgacttttaattttttgaccagaaaactattttttaaaagttaattcaAATGGGCTCTAAGTGATAGGTttcatttgtttgtttttaataaGTATGGTAatcttaattatttagatatttaattcAGCACCCGTATATCTAAACTTGGAAATGAATGACCATTGTAATTTTCTCAAAGTACATTTCATTTGATAATGCATTATATTAGGTACTAAAGTTATGTCATTTAGATATAATCTTCTGCATGACATCTAGACAAgagaaacttataagtaatAAAGTTATGTCATTTTACCTCATTTTACCCTCAGCAGAGCATATCTTTTGAAGTGTTAACTTACCAGTTGAGGccaagtttgaatttttttttatatattatgcccTTTCAACAAACATACTCCCTTTGTTTCTTTCAAATTAGTAGTAGTCAAATTTAAAGttccaaaatattattaataagatTAGTTTAGTTAAATATACCTCTAAGTAAACTTATCATGAAGGGTGTGCCTAGTCAACAAGGGTCAAACAATATGAAATAGAGGGATTAATTTATTTGAGCTAACAACTTAGACTAAGTTGCTTGAACTCTACAAAAATATTATCGCATTTGtatcggatcctccaaaaatgcactacatTTGAAGAATTCGATACTCACCTGATCACATTTTTGaaaagagtccaagcaacataggcATGGCAATTCATTGAATGCTTATTCTTAGATGCATAGACTTGATGCAATATGTAATTGATCACTTTACAAACTAACATGAAAGATAATTTGAGTTTTCCTTTACCTTTACTACTCAATGCAGCTTGTCCTGTTAGCTTTGAGTTTCAGAACTACAATATCATCACTAGCCAATGCAAGCCACCAGACTACCCAGCCAAACATTGTTGCGATGCTTTTTTACAGTTCGCTTGTCCTTTCGTCGAAAGTCTGAATAATCAATCAAATGATTGTCTCTCTGTAATGCGTCGCTACATCGATCTCCACAGACATTACCCAACTGGTCTTTTTGGCAATGTGTGCAAAGGTACACAGCAAGGTTTGCCATGTCCTGCATTAGCACCATCACAATCAGCCGATCGCGATGATACTAATAGCAGCCAGATAAACTGTAAATTATCAGTAGGTTATAGTTCTGCCACAACTTTTATGGGGGTCTTGATGTTGGTGTTGCTTTTCTGATATTTATATCACAAGAGAACAGGTTTTTGCTCATATTTCTGTATTAaaagtgtttgatttttaaattgttattgaCGATTCTGGTAATAGGTAACTCTTCACGTATTTATGCATGTATGATTCGATCGATTTGCACCCATATGGTGGTAGTATAGATAGTTCACCTGAATTTACCATATAGTCATTCTCAATTATGCTATTATAAGTATCAATTATAGATTGTTAGAATAATTTCAAAGAAGGTTTTGTTAGTTTGGTTGTGTCCTAAGCACTCAGAGAATTTGGTTCTTTGAATAACTTTGTAAGAAAGTAAATTGTGGAAAATAAACCGACACAAGAATTTTACGTGGAAAAATATTCCTTGTTCAAGGGATTCAAAAAGTATGACCTATCTTACGTAGGAATTTTCTCAATCTCTTTCACTAAACTCGAGCCCAACTCCAAAAGATGTTGACAATATAAGAGACTAGCTATTACAAATTAAAGATTTGTAGAGAGAAAATTTGATAAGATCAAGTCTCTGTTGCAGCAACAACTTCTTCTTCGAGATCCAAATTGTAGAACTGAGACTACTCTGAGGACTTTATCTTTGGATGTGGTCAAACTCCAAAGATTGGTTGTCTTgttaatctatatatatatatataataggagaggtgatagTGCTTAGGTGTCAGCGCCACAATTAATCTcacatttttttgaattttaaaaatcaattaacaattattaattatatacacaaaaatccgtgaaaaaaaaacaaataagaaatcaaaagcAATTTTAATTAAGAGCAGTTTTTATTAAAGAGGTTCCATAACTCCCCTACTATCTTATCCACAATTCATAAACTTCCAGATAACTTAAAATGTACATATATAAAGACACTATTTGTGTCAAACTAAACATGTTTctgtcaatttttaaaaaaaattatacacgtgtcaattttaaaaatttaatcaattaatctcacattttttacttttaaaaatcaattaacaattattaattatatacacaaaaatccgtgaaaaaaaacaaataagaaatcaaaagcAATTTTAATTAAAAGCAGTTTTTATTAAAGAGGTTCCATAACTCCCCTACTATCTTATCCACAATTCATAAACTTCCGGATAAACTGCTTCTCAACGTACTTAAAATGTACATATATAAAGACACCATTTGTGTCAAACTAAACATGTTtctgtcaatttttttaaaaaattatacaagtgtatattttaaaaaattaattacatatatacaacaatcaataaaataaattcaacttaaatttaactttaactttataTAGATATATCAATATATCAATTTATACTGTTCAGTTGCATACTATATAATTACGTGTCAGCTTCTCAATTACCAAATAGCAATGTATGTCACCATTTGAATTATTAACCTGTAAATTATACAcgtgtcaatttaaaaaatttaattacatatatacaacaatcaataaaataaattcaacttaaatttaactttaactttataTAGATATTATTTATACTGTTCAGTTGCATACTATAGAATTACGTGTCAGCTTCTCAATTACCAAATAGCAATGTATGTCACCATTTGAATTATTAACCTGTAAATTATACACGtgtcaattttaaaaatttaattacatatatacaacaatctataaaataaattcaacttaaatttaactttaactttataTAGATATATCAATTTATACTGTTCAGTTGCATCCTATAGAATTACGTGTCAGCTTCTCAATTACCAAATAGCAATGTATGTCACCATTTGAATTATTAACCTGtaattatgaaataaaaaataaatcaaaagcaATTTTAAATAAGAGCAGTTTTTAATAAAGAGGTTCCATAACTCCCCTACTATCTTATCCACAATTCATAAACTTCCGGATAAACTGCTTCTCAACGCACTTAAAATGTGCATATATAAAGACACCATTTGTGTCAAACTAAACATGTTTCTGTCGAATTTCACAATACAAAATATGGCTTTACAATATAACACCATATCAGAAATTACCAATAACTCAATGAACTGGAATTTAAAAGTTCGCGTTGTTCGTTTATGGACAACACCCGATAAATACAAGCCAGATATTCTGTATTCTATGGAGTTGATTTTGCAAGATGAAAAGGTATGATTAAATCAACTTTCTGAATTTAATGATTAATGATTAATGATAGTGATTAATGCTTAACAAAATTTTGTTTGTATATAGGGTGATCGAATACACGCATCTATTGACAAGTACACAATAAAGTATTTCAGAGACAAGATTTATGATCATGGTTTATATCGAATGAAATATTTTGTCATAGCCTCTTATCACTCTAAATTTAAATctaattctcataaacacaAGCTTATATTCACTCAGAATACTATTGTGACTAAACTTGAAGATTCCTCTTTTCATATGGATGTTTTTAAGCTATGCACTTTCGATGAAGTGGCAATTCAGCACAACACCGATCAAAATCAACTAATTGGTAAATAATAATCTATATTATATACTTCATTTCATTTTgttgtaaatattatatctaaaaattcaattatttttcaagatgTTGTTGGGCATGTTGTCTCATATGAACCAATTAAATTGTCAAAGCAAGGAGACAACAGTAGTTCTTTCATGAATATTGTTGTAGAAGATGAAAAGTAAGTTTTATAAAACAATTTTCAATTAATAGGGTATAGaccattattttatattttcataacattgttcATGCAGGAAAAACAATCTTCCTGCCACTTTATGGGGTGATCTCGCCTTTCAAATGCAATCACATTTATCTGGATCAACAAATGAACCATTAATTGTCGTTTTTCAATTAATGAAGACACACAAATTTAGAGGTATGaattctaaaattattattttgttgcatAGTTGTTTATCATTATTCCAAATGTgattttatttaacttaataaatcttataaattattttacagaTACATATTCTATTCGTAGTTGTTGGTACCAGACCAAACTATGGATTAATACAGATCTACCACAATCTTCTGCTTTTAAAAACAAGTTAATTGCATCAGGCGAATATGAGAAGGTTTCTCAAACAAGTTCACAACAACATATTTCAATTTCTGAGGAGTTATCTACAGGAATGGtgtcttttaaatttattaaagatTTCCTTCAATGCACTGAAGTGAgttgtatattatattattatttataagaaCATATTTTTATAGTACATATAACTGTCTAAACATCTATATTAACTCACAGGAGTCTACCTATTGGATTGCTATAAAGATTGTTTGTTTGGAACTTGGTCACAAATGGTCATACTTGGCTTGCAAGAAGTGTATCACAAAGGTTGATCCAATGGGAGACAAATATTATTGCTTAAAATGCAATGTTGAAGTTATATCAGTTATTCACAGGTTCGATCAagcaatataaatatttaaaatttaacattttagGTATCGACTTCAAATTCATGTTACTGATGAAACTGGATTTATATCATTATTGTTGTGGAATAAAGAGGTTCTACAACTAATTGGAAAGACTGCCAAGGGATTGAAGGAAGGATTAATAGGAGATGCTGACAATGGTTATCCCACAGAACTTGATACTTTGATTGAGAAAAAGCTCATGTTTAAAGTCCAGATTAAGGATTCAAACATTAACAAGAATGATAATGTCTACAAAGTAGTTAAGTTCATTGATGATGAAGCATTACTAAAGGAATATTGTCATCCTTCTCTTATACACAGTTTGACTGTAAGtgtcaaaattattaaaatttaactataattttcatataaattaattaactataattTTTGAAACAGGAGGCATCCCTTGATTGTGAACAGAGCATTGATGAAGATAAACTAATTGAGgtatataaattaattcaacttATATATTTCGTATTTTTAACTTTCAGATTTTAAAACATAGTATGTTATTTTACATTATGTGTTTTACTAGGCAACAcacataaatttttaataaattatgtaaattatTTACAGACACCTATCAAGAATAGCATTTCAGATTGTGTTTCTTCACAAACAGAAGATGTGATTGATTTGACTAAAAAGATATATCCCAATAATGGCAAACAAGTTGGAGTTCGGCCAACACATGCAGATGATGAGGGATTAAATGTCAAACTACCATCTAACAAGTTACGCAAAGTTATAAAGAATGAGAAAAAGGCATAAATTTGTCAGAATGGGAGATAGactttaattatttaagttaGTTTATTTTAGAATATTAAACTATCCATTTCTGTTTTAAGAATGTATTTCATTGTGTTAGTACTGATTGTTGTTATTTTACTTTCTATATATGCATATgatgtttttttcaattttaaacatGCGTCATtctttgtgtatatataattaagtGTCAACTTCTCAAGTTTCAAATAGCAAAATCCCGTCAGAtaacttcaaataaaaatgtgttGAATACAAGATAATAATATGACTGATGCTAACAATAATTACATACTAACCTTAAGTATTCCATATAAAGCAATTATCTTTGCCAACAATATACTTGCAGGAAATTTTTCTTCCATTAAACAACCTTTAAGCAATCTACAAAACATAACACACAATTGATTAAATCCTGAAGTTCAAAATTATTGTTCTCACTTGCAATGAATTAAGTCAGAAAGTGTAGTATGAAAAATGTACAAAACAGTCTCATATATCCATCAATAGAACCGCTCACAAGCTATAGTATAATAGGTATCCATAAATATCATACATTGACTCTATACTATCCACAGAAAAATAACCATCTCTAAGCTAATCTTTAAAAAGGCATAATTCAAATATGGAAAATTTTGATAAGTCCAAATAGAACCTCCTTAACATGTTAACTAACAGAATAGTCATAGTTTCCCTCATAAAACCAAATATGACTGCCATAGGTAATCAATAAATAGGCTTTCACTAACTTTATGTATTAGAATTGTTCAAGCACGGCAGGGAGTAATATTAGA
Protein-coding regions in this window:
- the LOC125859706 gene encoding uncharacterized protein LOC125859706; translation: MVSFKFIKDFLQCTEESTYWIAIKIVCLELGHKWSYLACKKCITKVDPMGDKYYCLKCNVEVISVIHRYRLQIHVTDETGFISLLLWNKEVLQLIGKTAKGLKEGLIGDADNGYPTELDTLIEKKLMFKVQIKDSNINKNDNVYKVVKFIDDEALLKEYCHPSLIHSLTEASLDCEQSIDEDKLIETPIKNSISDCVSSQTEDVIDLTKKIYPNNGKQVGVRPTHADDEGLNVKLPSNKLRKVIKNEKKA
- the LOC125860201 gene encoding GPI-anchored protein LLG1-like yields the protein MVFFFFATDRIFLYPISTGRNLLQAKDACPVSFEFQNYNIITSQCKPPDYPAKHCCDAFLQFACPFVESLNNQSNDCLSVMRRYIDLHRHYPTGLFGNVCKGTQQGLPCPALAPSQSADRDDTNSSQINCKLSVGYSSATTFMGVLMLVLLF